The Bicyclus anynana chromosome 4, ilBicAnyn1.1, whole genome shotgun sequence genome window below encodes:
- the LOC112043135 gene encoding alpha/beta-tubulin-N-acetyltransferase 9: MRINGNTIINGLNIVLVPYRDNHVPKYHSWMKSEELQKLTASEPLTLEEEYEMQKSWREDEDKCTFIILDKRIYSEKNNEIESMIGDTNIFITNKDTATAEIEIMIAEERARGKKIGWEAVIIMLFYGIKYVGVKKYEAKISFANNVSINMFKKLGFSELSRSEVFQETTLEKNVSADWTEWLHRQFNFEIQNC; the protein is encoded by the exons ATGAGAATCAATGGTAATACGATAATAAATGGACTAAACATTGTTTTAGTTCCTTACAGAGATAATCATGTACCAAA ATATCATAGTTGGATGAAATCTGAGGAGCTACAGAAGTTGACAGCATCAGAACCATTAACTTTGGAAGAAGAATATGAAATGCAGAAATCTTGGAGAGAAGATGAAGATA aatgtacttttattatattagacaAAAGAATCTATAGTGAAAAGAATAATGAAATAG AGTCAATGATAGgtgatacaaatatatttataaccaATAAAGATACTGCAACTGCAGAAATAGAAATCATGATAGCAGAAGAAAGAGCAAGaggaaaaaaaattggttggGAGGCTGTGATCATAATGCTGTTTTATGGAATAAAATATGttggtgtaaaaaaatatgaagcaAAAATATCATTTGCAAACAATGTTAGcattaatatgtttaaaaaattgggTTTTTCTGAACTATCTAGAAGTGAGGTATTTCAAGAAACTACTTTGGAAAAAAATGTATCGGCAGATTGGACTGAATGGTTGCATagacaatttaattttgaaatacagaATTGCTGA
- the LOC112043110 gene encoding protein canopy 4 has product MFFCKIALLVVSATFVICSRDVEVKTEEDLGVKYANTCEVCKVLAMELQSSLDETGKVRDVIEIGYSLDDIQPKKKTKYQKSELRLIESIEGVCERILEYNIHKERQDSTRFAKGMSQTFKTLHGLVDKGVKVDLGIPYELWDKPSAEITQLKSQCETLLENNEAVIEDWYWNLQGKKDLKVHLCLDHALKDADKGCMYEDQKNKDSQESKNDPKPKETVKPESGSSVNMQNSNAMYDNENIGYDELPEQGPEHNEPGKMENVDTRGEKGDRYELNDKVWIPEELKKQREEL; this is encoded by the coding sequence ATGTTCTTCTGTAAAATAGCTTTATTAGTTGTTAGCGCAACGTTCGTCATTTGCAGTCGCGATGTAGAGGTGAAAACAGAGGAAGATTTGGGTGTTAAATACGCAAACACTTGCGAAGTGTGCAAAGTATTGGCCATGGAGTTGCAGAGTAGCCTCGATGAGACCGGTAAAGTTCGAGATGTTATTGAGATAGGTTATTCACTTGATGACATTCAGCCTAAGAAAAAGACTAAATATCAAAAATCAGAACTGAGATTAATAGAATCCATTGAGGGTGTGTGTGAAAGGATCCTAGAGTACAATATTCATAAAGAACGCCAGGACAGTACACGTTTTGCCAAGGGCATGAGtcaaacttttaaaactttGCACGGGCTAGTTGACAAAGGTGTCAAAGTAGACTTGGGCATACCCTACGAGCTGTGGGACAAGCCATCAGCTGAAATAACACAACTGAAATCACAGTGTGAGACTTTACTGGAGAACAATGAAGCAGTTATTGAAGATTGGTATTGGAACCTTCAAGGGAAAAAAGATCTGAAGGTTCACTTGTGTCTTGACCACGCTTTGAAGGATGCAGACAAAGGGTGCATGTATGAAgatcaaaaaaacaaagataGTCAAGAATCAAAGAATGATCCTAAGCCGAAAGAAACAGTCAAACCAGAATCAGGTAGCTCTGTAAACATGCAAAACTCAAATGCCATGTATGACAATGAAAATATTGGTTATGATGAATTGCCTGAACAAGGTCCAGAACATAATGAACCAGGAAAAATGGAAAATGTGGACACAAGAGGTGAAAAAGGTGACCGTTATGAGCTTAATGACAAAGTCTGGATTCCAGAGGAGCTCAAGAAACAAAGAGAGGAGCTCTAA